The DNA region GAATACATTGGAGGGATTTGTTTAATCTTTCCGCTAAATGTTTCCAAGATTAAATTGAGATCATTTTTATTTATAGATGGCACAGGGCGCTCGGCTAGGACCTCACCCTCAACATCACCTGTAGTGGTGGTTTGCCCCAATCTCATTGTAAATTGATAGGTTTTATCTGATGCCAATAAATATTGCGACACTTTTGTTGCATGGCCTAAGCATATCGGAAGTACACCAGATGCAAGCGGGTCTAAACTGCCGGTATGCCCTACTTTTTTTGCACCATATAGACGTTTAATAATTTGAACGGCGCGACTGGATGAAATATGAAGTGGCTTGTCTAAAATTAGAATACCGCTGATATCACGGCCTTTCTTTTTTCGTTCTGACACTCGTTATTTCTCGTTATCTGGGTTTGTTGCTTTCAGCAGCGCATCCATTTTAATACCTTGTTCGATAGACTCATCTAGAAAAAAACGTAATTCTGGCACCATCCGCATGCGCATCCGCTTTGAAACGATACCGTGGATGTAGTTTGACGCACGATTTAAAGCCGCAACACTAGACTGCTTATCTTCTGCTTCTTGCGTTGTTAACACGCTGACAAAAACTTTGGCGACCGCTAAATCTTTCGTGACTTCAACATCACTAACGGTGACAAAGCCAACGTCAGGGTCTCTCAAGTCACGCTGAATAATTTCAGCCAACTCTCGTTGAAGTTGGCGTGAAACTCGTTGGAAACGTAAAAACTCTCTAGGCATTAATCACTGCTTATAATTTGCGTTTAACTTCTATGCGCTCAAAAACTTCAATTTGATCGCCATCTTGTACGTCATTGTAGTTTTTCACACCAATACCACATTCCATACCCGACTTAACTTCCTGAACATCATCTTTAAAGCGCCTTAATGACTCAAGCTGTCCTTCATAGATAACAACATTGTCACGTAACACACGAATAGGTAAATCCCTCTTAACGTAACCTTCTGTCACCATACAGCCTGCAATTGCGCCTAATTTAGGTGATTTAAATACGTCTCGTACGTTTGCAATCCCCACAATTTGCTCTTTAATGTCTGGAGCTAATAGGCCTGACAATGCATCACGTACATCATCAATCACATCATAAATAATACTGTAATAACGAACCGATACACCTCGGTTTTCAATCATACGCCTTGCACTTGCATCGGCACGTGTATTGAAGCCGATAATTAGCGCATCTGACGCAGCAGCAAGGTTAACATCACTTTCATTAATACCGCCAACACCTGCGGCCACAATTGAAACCTTCACTTCATCTGTTGAAAGATTTGTTAGTGATGATTTAAGTGCCTCTAAACTACCATGTACATCTGTTTTAAGCAGCACATTAAGTGTAGCGCTATCCCCATCTTCCATTTGTGAGAATGCTTGCTCTAGTTTCGCTGCTTGCTGTTTTGCTTGCCTTGCTTGTTTCGATTTATTTTGGCGGAATTCCGCAATTTCACGTGCTTTTCGCTCGCTTGGTGCAGCATATACTTCAACGCCAGCTTCAGTTGCACTTGAAAGACCCAGCACTTCAACAGGTACCGCTGGCGTTGCTGATTTCACTGCTTTAGCATGTTCATCAAACATCGCCTTAACTCGACCATGCGCTTCACCAGCAACTAAATAGTCCCCCATATTCAAGGTGCCTTTTTGCACAAGAATAGTTGCCACTGGGCCTCGGCCCTTATCGAGTCGTGACTCAATTACAACGCCTGTAGCTGCCACATCAACTGGTGCAGACAACTCTAATAATTCAGCTTGTAGCGCAATTGCTTCAAGTAACTCATCAACACCGTCGCCTTTTAATGCTGAAATATTAACAAATTGCGTATCACCACCCCAATCTTCAGGTGTCACCTCAAGTTGAGACAACTCATTCCTTACTCGATCAGGCTGCGCCCCTTCTTTGTCCATCTTATTAACAGCAACAATCATCGGGACACCCGCTGCTCGCGCATGCTCAACGGCTTCTTTTGTTTGCGGCATCACTCCATCATCGGCAGCAACCACTAAAATAACTAAATCGGTTATTTGCGCACCCCGTGCACGCATTGCAGTAAACGCGGCATGCCCAGGTGTATCAATGAAAGTCACCATGCTATCGCCTTGTTTAACTCGATAAGCACCAATATGCTGAGTAATACCACCTGATTCACCCGCTGCTACACGACTTTCGCGAATATAATCTAATAGCGATGTTTTACCATGATCTACGTGCCCCATAATCGTCACGACTGGGCCACGCGGCTCTTCTTTACCGTCTTTTTCTATGACATCTGCTAATAACTCAGCCTGGATGTCTTCATCGCTGCGTAAAACAACCTTATGACCCATTTCTTCAACGACAATTACCGCTGTTTCCTGGTCTAATGGTTGATTGATGGTAGCCATAGTGCCTAAGCCCATCAATGTTTTAATAACTTCTCCTGCTTTCACATTCATGCGCTGAGCAAGGTCAGAGACAATAATGCTTTCAGGAATTTCTACACTATAAACAATACTTTTTGTTGGTACTTCAAAGCCGTGCTTACCATCGGATTCTAGTCGTATATCACGTGTCTTACCGCCACCTTTCTTTTTATTTCGACGTGGTTTCTTGTCTACGTGCAAGATGCCTCCACCGAACTTAGAGCCCGCCTTCTTCTTGTCTGTCCTGCGGCCCAGTTCTTTTGCTTTTTTAGCGTCAGCTTCTGCCTTCACTCTGGCCATAATCTCAGGTGAGGCTATTTTAATCTTAGGCTCCTCAACTGGCTCACTTTTTGGTTCTGGTTCTGGCTGCGGCTCTGGTTTTTGCTTTGCTTCTAACTCAGCACGCTTAGCCGCCTCTTCTGCTTCAGCCGCTGCTTTTTTTGCAGCTTCTTTAGCTTGTTCAGCTTCTAAAATTGCTTTTTCTTCAGCTAACTTAGCCTGTTTTTCAGCTTCAATTTTATCTAAGGCTTCTTGTTTTTTGCTCGCTCTTTCTTGTTCTTTTTCACGAGCGGCACCTTGTTCCTGCACTAAGTCTTGATGTGCTTGGGCCGCTCTTTTTGCTTCTTCAAGTTCATCAGAACTCAACCCCGTCGCAATTTCTTCAGCGGAGCGTCCAAGTGTTTTCTTTTTTCTAACCTCGATACTAACCGAACTTGCGCCACGGCCTTTTGCTTGCTTCAGCTCTGTGACGGTAGTTTTACGTTTAAGAGTCATCTTTTTTGGTGCGGAGATGTCTTTTTTAGCTTTCCCGTGACTCTCACGAAGATATGTGAGTAATTTTACTTTATCGTCTTCACTAAGCGTTGAGGTTATTGTCTTACCTTTTACACCAGCATCTTTTAGTTGCTCCACTAGCTTTTCAGCGGAGGTACCAACTACTTTTGCTAAATGTTGAACTGTAATATCTGCCATACTTCTTTCTCCAGAGAGTTTATTGCTTACTCAGCGAACCAAGGTTCACGTGCTTTCATAATTAATGTTGTCGCACGCTCTTCATCAATACTTGCTATTTCGAGTAGTTCATCGGTTGCTAAATTAGCTAAATCTTCCATTGTGACAATTTCTTTGCTCGCTAATTTAAAGGCTAACTCACGATCCATCCCTTCCATATTAAGAAGGTCTTTGGCTGGCTCATGTTCTTCTAAGACTTCTTCAGAAGCAATTGCTTTTATTAAGTAAGCATCCTTAGCACGTTGTTGCAGCTCTTCAGCAATATCTTCATCAAATTCTTCAATATCAGTTAGATCATCTAAATCTGCGAAATTTATTTCTTCAATTGAGGTGTAACCCTCTTGCACTAAAATGAGTGCAACATCTTCATCAACATCAAGATCAAGCATTAATTGTTGAGCATAACCATCTGCTTCTGATGAATTTTGCTCATCTGCTTGCGTCTCGCTCATCACATTAAGCTTCCAGCCAGTTAACTCACTTGCCAAACGAACATTTTGTCCACCTCGACCAATTGCCTGCGAGAGACTATCGTCTTTAACTGACACATCCATGCTGTGCTTATCTTCGTCCACGACAATCGCAACCACTTCAGCTGGCGACATCGCATTAATCACGAACTGCGCTTCGTTTTCATCCCAAAGAATAATATCTACACGTTCACCTGCCAGTTCATTTGATACTGCTTGAACTCGTGAACCACGCATCCCAACACAGGCACCCACAGGGTCTAGACGTTGGTCTCGTGTACGAACGGCTATTTTTGCTCTTGAACCTGGGTCACGCGCAGCCCCCAAAATTTCAATTAAACCGTCTCCTACTTCAGGCACTTCTAGTTTAAAAAGCGCTGTTAGTAATTCTGGTGCGCTTCTTGAAACCGTCAGCTGCGGACCACGTGTTACTTCTTCTACTGACTTTAAGTAACCACGAATCCTATCGCCTGTTCTAACGGGCTCCCTTGGAATCATTTCTTCACGTGGAATAATGGCATCCGCTGTCCCTTCTAGGTCTACAAACACATTACCACGCTCAATACGCT from Cycloclasticus pugetii PS-1 includes:
- the rbfA gene encoding 30S ribosome-binding factor RbfA — its product is MPREFLRFQRVSRQLQRELAEIIQRDLRDPDVGFVTVSDVEVTKDLAVAKVFVSVLTTQEAEDKQSSVAALNRASNYIHGIVSKRMRMRMVPELRFFLDESIEQGIKMDALLKATNPDNEK
- the infB gene encoding translation initiation factor IF-2; the protein is MADITVQHLAKVVGTSAEKLVEQLKDAGVKGKTITSTLSEDDKVKLLTYLRESHGKAKKDISAPKKMTLKRKTTVTELKQAKGRGASSVSIEVRKKKTLGRSAEEIATGLSSDELEEAKRAAQAHQDLVQEQGAAREKEQERASKKQEALDKIEAEKQAKLAEEKAILEAEQAKEAAKKAAAEAEEAAKRAELEAKQKPEPQPEPEPKSEPVEEPKIKIASPEIMARVKAEADAKKAKELGRRTDKKKAGSKFGGGILHVDKKPRRNKKKGGGKTRDIRLESDGKHGFEVPTKSIVYSVEIPESIIVSDLAQRMNVKAGEVIKTLMGLGTMATINQPLDQETAVIVVEEMGHKVVLRSDEDIQAELLADVIEKDGKEEPRGPVVTIMGHVDHGKTSLLDYIRESRVAAGESGGITQHIGAYRVKQGDSMVTFIDTPGHAAFTAMRARGAQITDLVILVVAADDGVMPQTKEAVEHARAAGVPMIVAVNKMDKEGAQPDRVRNELSQLEVTPEDWGGDTQFVNISALKGDGVDELLEAIALQAELLELSAPVDVAATGVVIESRLDKGRGPVATILVQKGTLNMGDYLVAGEAHGRVKAMFDEHAKAVKSATPAVPVEVLGLSSATEAGVEVYAAPSERKAREIAEFRQNKSKQARQAKQQAAKLEQAFSQMEDGDSATLNVLLKTDVHGSLEALKSSLTNLSTDEVKVSIVAAGVGGINESDVNLAAASDALIIGFNTRADASARRMIENRGVSVRYYSIIYDVIDDVRDALSGLLAPDIKEQIVGIANVRDVFKSPKLGAIAGCMVTEGYVKRDLPIRVLRDNVVIYEGQLESLRRFKDDVQEVKSGMECGIGVKNYNDVQDGDQIEVFERIEVKRKL
- the nusA gene encoding transcription termination factor NusA — encoded protein: MANKEILMVVDVVSNEKEIDRSVLFEAIEAALEMATKKLYRDDIAVRVAIDRVSGDYESFRQWEVVEADPEFENGLENPDAQILLEDAQKKDPTLEVGSFIEEPIESADFGRIGAQAAKQVIVQKVREAERRKVYELYKDKVGELVTGVIKRIERGNVFVDLEGTADAIIPREEMIPREPVRTGDRIRGYLKSVEEVTRGPQLTVSRSAPELLTALFKLEVPEVGDGLIEILGAARDPGSRAKIAVRTRDQRLDPVGACVGMRGSRVQAVSNELAGERVDIILWDENEAQFVINAMSPAEVVAIVVDEDKHSMDVSVKDDSLSQAIGRGGQNVRLASELTGWKLNVMSETQADEQNSSEADGYAQQLMLDLDVDEDVALILVQEGYTSIEEINFADLDDLTDIEEFDEDIAEELQQRAKDAYLIKAIASEEVLEEHEPAKDLLNMEGMDRELAFKLASKEIVTMEDLANLATDELLEIASIDEERATTLIMKAREPWFAE